One Brassica oleracea var. oleracea cultivar TO1000 chromosome C7, BOL, whole genome shotgun sequence genomic window carries:
- the LOC106302580 gene encoding uncharacterized protein LOC106302580 codes for MIHVISGGSEIIGISHAATKKSTSNTKHGLEAAKRKRLLVGTNEISFTAKEQEKVLTQHHDALVISLTVANCLVKRIMIDNGSSGNIIFQAAFKDLGLAEGALTQRITPLIGFSGEVKQTAGEVTLPVYAEGINMSTMFLVVDCESSYNMILGRPWIHGMGAVPLTLHQVIKFPTPWGIREIKGDHEHYHSCYQTTLKGKTKVDPLHQPVRQKRRKFTPERDAIINDEGKSLLSAGFIREVQYPEWLANVVVLNKRNGKWRVCIDFTDLNKSYPKDPFTIPYIDKLVVGMAGHQLMSFMDAFSGYNQILMHPEVQEKTSFTRPEKSRNKQQGIVSPRRSCTEDPYQART; via the exons ATGATACATGTCATATCAGGCGGTTCGGAGATCATCGGCATAAGCCATGCAGCCACGAAGAAAAGTACTTCGAACACCAAGCATGGCCTAGAGGCAGCCAAGCGTAAACGCCTGCTCGTGGGCACAAACGAAATAAGCTTCACGGCCAAGGAGCAGGAAAAGGTTCTCACCCAACATCACGACGCTCTGGTCATATCTCTCACTGTAGCGAACTGCCTGGTGAAAAGGATCATGATAGACAATGGCAGCTCCGGCAACATCATCTTCCAGGCCGCCTTCAAAGACCTGGGACTGGCTGAAGGCGCCTTAACTCAGAGGATAACCCCACTCATAGGGTTCAGTGGAGAAGTCAAGCAGACCGCCGGGGAAGTGACCCTCCCAGTATATGCCGAAGGGATCAATATGTCAACCATGTTCCTGGTTGTCGACTGCGAGTCGTCTTACAACATGATCTTGGGACGACCCTGGATTCACGGCATGGGAGCCGTCCCTTTAACCCTTCACCAGGTGATAAAATTCCCTACACCATGGGGCATAAGGGAAATAAAAGGAGACCATGAGCATTATCACTCCTGCTATCAGACTACCCTGAAGGGGAAGACCAAG GTGGATCCCCTACATCAACCCGTCCGACAGAAGAGGAGAAAGTTCACTCCCGAAAGGGACGCAATCATCAACGATGAAGGCAAAAGCTTGCTCAGCGCAGGATTCATTCGCGAGGTCCAATATCCGGAATGGCTAGCCAACGTTGTCGTACTCAATAAAAGGAACGGGAAGTGGAGAGTATGCATAGACTTCACGGACCTCAACAAATCCTATCCAAAGGACCCCTTCACCATACCTTATATCGACAAGCTGGTCGTTGGTATGGCGGGGCATCAGCTGATGAGCTTCATGGACGCGTTCTCCGGATACAATCAGATACTTATGCATCCGGAAGTTCAGGAGAAAACATCTTTCACGAGGCCAGAAAAATCAAGAAACAAGCAGCAAGGTATTGTATCTCCCAGGAGAAGTTGTACCGAAGATCCTTATCAGGCCCGTACTTAA